One window of the Anaeromyxobacter dehalogenans 2CP-C genome contains the following:
- a CDS encoding vWA domain-containing protein: MKRLLFDVSRWHLMLHREHRQMPRAQERDAPQLRLEDELFERLYTGEGERLAPSRVNAALRPWAERVHSTCDALPSFARLSAECRGDAAASAAAVEAIVRELNLPPPDEPPPAAPGVGKDPLRRPLAAACAAAARAVAELRDAAEGLAHVAFRGGLLPGTGTADGVPREQGAVRSLAARLKGDERLRRIAALAGRFKRIAAAKRRHRVKHGADEVTDVEQGADLGRALPVELAKLSHRLLRLDFLRALLEGRSLQYRLEGTATLGKGPLVVLLDKSGSMDGPRDVWATAVALALLDQAQRERRTFALLGFDARVKFEAVVKPSEALPEDGLFVSCCGGTEIAAAVRRGLEIIRTHPGALGKADLVLVTDGGSDASEAGAFRESAAALGVTILGLGIGVEREWLVPWCDEVHAVTDLSTADDPSATALFAA; this comes from the coding sequence ATGAAACGTCTCCTGTTCGACGTCTCGCGGTGGCACCTCATGCTGCACCGCGAACACCGCCAGATGCCGCGCGCGCAGGAGCGCGACGCGCCGCAGCTGCGGCTCGAGGACGAGCTGTTCGAGCGGCTCTACACCGGCGAGGGCGAGCGGCTGGCCCCGAGCCGGGTGAATGCCGCGCTCCGCCCGTGGGCGGAGCGCGTGCACTCGACCTGCGACGCGCTGCCGTCGTTCGCGAGGCTGTCCGCGGAGTGCCGCGGCGACGCCGCGGCCTCCGCGGCGGCGGTCGAGGCCATCGTGCGCGAGCTGAACCTGCCTCCGCCCGACGAGCCGCCGCCGGCTGCGCCGGGCGTCGGCAAGGATCCGTTGCGGCGCCCGCTCGCCGCCGCGTGCGCGGCGGCGGCGCGCGCGGTCGCGGAGCTGCGCGACGCGGCCGAGGGGCTCGCGCACGTCGCGTTCAGAGGGGGACTGCTCCCGGGAACGGGCACGGCGGACGGCGTGCCGCGGGAGCAGGGCGCGGTGAGGTCGCTCGCCGCGCGGCTCAAGGGCGACGAGCGCCTCCGGCGCATCGCCGCCCTCGCCGGCCGCTTCAAGCGCATCGCGGCGGCGAAGCGCCGCCACCGCGTGAAGCACGGCGCAGACGAGGTGACCGACGTCGAGCAGGGCGCGGACCTGGGCCGGGCGCTGCCGGTGGAGCTCGCGAAGCTGTCGCACCGGCTCCTGCGGCTCGACTTCCTGCGCGCTCTCCTCGAGGGCCGGTCCCTCCAGTACCGGCTCGAGGGGACGGCGACCCTCGGGAAGGGGCCGCTCGTGGTCCTCCTCGACAAGAGCGGTTCGATGGACGGGCCGCGGGACGTGTGGGCAACGGCGGTCGCGCTCGCGCTCCTCGACCAGGCGCAGCGCGAACGACGGACGTTCGCGCTGCTGGGTTTCGACGCGCGCGTGAAGTTCGAGGCGGTCGTGAAGCCGTCCGAGGCACTCCCCGAGGACGGGCTCTTCGTCTCCTGCTGCGGAGGGACCGAGATCGCGGCCGCGGTGCGCCGCGGCCTCGAGATCATCCGGACGCACCCGGGCGCGCTCGGCAAGGCGGACCTCGTGCTCGTCACAGACGGCGGCTCGGACGCGAGCGAGGCGGGCGCGTTTCGGGAGAGCGCCGCCGCGCTCGGCGTCACGATCCTCGGGCTCGGGATCGGTGTCGAGCGGGAGTGGCTCGTCCCGTGGTGCGACGAGGTCCACGCGGTCACCGACCTCTCGACCGCCGACGACCCGAGCGCGACCGCCCTGTTCGCGGCGTAG
- a CDS encoding AAA family ATPase → MTTSAHAKLLQLRSELLARFPERRDVIEGALAAVLAGEHVLLLGPPGTAKSALVRAIAQAFGGSYFERLLTKFSTPEELFGPISLKALEQDHYQRVTAGKLPEAEFAFVDEVFKANSAILNSLLTAMNERLFHNDGSPMQMPLVALFGASNELPDGKELEALFDRFLLRFDVQYLLRPSSFRAVLLAPEPTCSSALTMPELRQAQGDAARVKVTDETVQALIAIRDGCRAEGIVASDRRWKKTLKVVQAATWLAGEAATTPEDLLVLTHALWREPKEHAKVAQIVGQLADPVSAKAAEVLDAARETAARVAALRTSDRKSYLAQAAQALEEFKAQQQKLRELTSGAGPRAKAALGDADQEIAQLHYELARAVSAGLGLASAR, encoded by the coding sequence ATGACCACGTCCGCACATGCCAAGCTGCTGCAGCTTCGTTCGGAGCTCCTCGCTCGTTTCCCGGAGCGCCGCGACGTCATCGAAGGCGCCCTCGCCGCCGTGCTCGCCGGCGAGCACGTCCTACTCCTCGGGCCGCCGGGAACGGCGAAGAGCGCCCTCGTCCGCGCGATCGCGCAGGCGTTCGGCGGGAGCTACTTTGAGCGGCTCCTCACCAAGTTCTCGACGCCCGAGGAGCTGTTCGGCCCGATCAGCCTGAAGGCCCTCGAGCAGGACCACTACCAGCGCGTCACCGCGGGGAAGCTGCCCGAGGCGGAGTTCGCCTTCGTCGACGAGGTCTTCAAGGCGAACTCGGCCATCCTGAATTCGCTCCTCACGGCGATGAACGAGCGGCTCTTCCACAACGACGGGTCGCCCATGCAGATGCCGCTCGTCGCGCTCTTCGGCGCGTCGAACGAGCTGCCGGACGGGAAGGAGCTCGAGGCGCTCTTCGACCGGTTCCTCCTCCGGTTCGACGTGCAGTACCTCCTGCGGCCGAGCAGCTTCCGCGCCGTCCTGCTCGCGCCGGAGCCGACCTGCTCCTCCGCGCTGACCATGCCCGAGCTCCGCCAGGCGCAGGGCGACGCCGCGCGGGTGAAGGTCACCGACGAGACCGTCCAGGCGCTCATCGCGATCCGGGACGGCTGCCGCGCCGAGGGCATCGTCGCGTCCGACCGTCGCTGGAAGAAGACGCTCAAGGTCGTCCAGGCGGCGACGTGGCTCGCCGGAGAGGCCGCGACCACCCCGGAGGACCTCCTCGTCCTCACGCACGCGCTCTGGCGCGAGCCGAAGGAGCACGCGAAGGTCGCCCAGATCGTCGGACAGCTCGCGGACCCGGTGAGCGCCAAGGCCGCCGAGGTCCTCGACGCCGCGCGCGAGACCGCCGCGCGGGTCGCCGCGCTCCGGACGTCCGATCGGAAGAGCTACCTCGCCCAGGCGGCGCAGGCGCTCGAGGAGTTCAAGGCGCAGCAGCAGAAACTCCGCGAGCTCACGAGCGGTGCCGGTCCGCGCGCCAAGGCGGCGCTCGGGGACGCGGACCAGGAGATCGCGCAGCTCCACTACGAACTGGCGCGGGCGGTGAGCGCCGGGCTCGGGCTCGCGTCCGCGCGTTGA
- a CDS encoding DUF6744 family protein, whose product MSVELIRSYTHTGGKHVGDLLWWTLADARVTRSTLETVWANAGLAENLLPEPPTPEKALRTAVREAQVGQHDHLLRLGKEDDGEIVFAVVAETRDGDGNVSLAQTARIRLDRARPVKLESDRPGHDVVVAVSAAYDRLLNTHTPDDVRRALVKTLASCAAVTLRDHGGVYWVPAPYAETLRRLRDAVSNIGASRLDVVPIHASPEATAALGDAARASLDEEITALRAEIEGFLSDPPERASTLARRLETFEGLRAKARLYHTVLQVQVQDLETALNKLTLQVEGLLQTKAA is encoded by the coding sequence ATGTCCGTGGAGCTCATCCGTTCCTACACCCACACCGGCGGGAAGCACGTCGGCGATCTCCTCTGGTGGACGCTCGCTGACGCGAGGGTTACCCGCAGCACGCTCGAGACCGTCTGGGCGAACGCCGGGCTCGCCGAGAACCTCCTGCCCGAGCCGCCCACGCCCGAGAAGGCGCTCCGGACCGCAGTCCGCGAGGCGCAGGTCGGGCAGCACGATCACCTGCTCCGGCTCGGGAAGGAGGACGACGGCGAGATCGTCTTCGCCGTCGTCGCCGAGACCCGCGACGGCGACGGGAACGTCTCCCTCGCGCAGACGGCGCGGATCCGGCTCGACCGCGCGCGCCCCGTGAAGCTCGAGTCCGACCGGCCCGGCCACGACGTCGTCGTGGCCGTGTCCGCCGCCTACGACCGGCTGCTCAACACGCACACGCCGGACGACGTCCGGCGTGCGCTCGTGAAGACGCTCGCGTCGTGCGCCGCCGTGACGCTGCGCGATCACGGCGGCGTCTACTGGGTCCCGGCGCCGTACGCGGAGACGCTCCGACGCCTCCGCGACGCCGTGTCGAACATCGGCGCCTCGCGCCTCGACGTCGTCCCGATCCACGCGTCGCCCGAGGCGACGGCGGCGCTCGGCGACGCTGCGCGCGCCTCGCTCGACGAGGAGATCACGGCGCTCCGCGCCGAGATCGAGGGCTTCCTCTCGGACCCGCCCGAGCGCGCGTCCACGCTCGCGCGTCGGCTCGAGACGTTCGAGGGCCTCCGCGCGAAGGCCCGGCTCTACCACACCGTCCTGCAGGTGCAGGTCCAGGACCTCGAGACCGCGCTCAACAAGCTGACCCTCCAGGTCGAGGGACTCCTCCAGACCAAGGCCGCGTGA
- a CDS encoding ParB/RepB/Spo0J family partition protein, protein MKASATAKKTKPAVKPRPAGLEPVPVRLVPIDDIDPSPRNRTARNIDELVASVREHGIQQPIKVRPKGSRFEIVYGERRYRAAKLAGLKEVPATVEDLTDEEAHELRIVENACREDPHPVEEAEAYEALLAMKDGRGRPLHTADTLAKLVGRSPQYVYSRLKLTALGPAMRDAFWKGELTTTTAFLVARAVPPALQDEALSELRKELEDLEEGEPFPADDLAYLVEQRYLTRLDRAQFSTDDAKLVPEAGACTKCPKRTGNQPRLFSDDTAADTCTDLVCFRKKVAAHHERLASEVRAKGGTVLTEQQSNAVFHGGRQLPWNSNYVELDAVCFDDSERRTLRRLLGDLCPTPTLATDAGGTPRALVGKAEALAALAAAGVEFVGRRDSGVSTQDDDPDAEDGEAPAPRAPPADPAAARAAAELRRATIANILSAVVAAAQARPPDDSTFARLVFDAMVHGGYHDAVADAVKRRGLEREKGFSPEAALTAHARELDGGALRALVLELAVGRGAYFAWSSRYSDRLTAAAAAYAVDIGAVEKATADELAQRRAERGARKSKKTPPGN, encoded by the coding sequence GTGAAGGCGAGTGCCACAGCGAAGAAGACGAAGCCCGCGGTGAAGCCGCGGCCAGCGGGCCTCGAGCCGGTTCCAGTCCGGCTCGTCCCGATCGACGACATCGATCCGTCGCCGCGGAACCGGACGGCGCGCAACATCGACGAGCTGGTCGCGTCGGTTCGCGAGCACGGCATTCAACAGCCGATCAAGGTCCGGCCGAAGGGCTCGCGGTTCGAGATCGTCTACGGCGAGCGCCGCTACCGGGCGGCGAAGCTGGCGGGCCTGAAGGAGGTGCCGGCCACGGTCGAGGATCTCACCGACGAGGAGGCGCACGAGCTCCGGATCGTCGAGAACGCCTGCCGCGAGGACCCGCACCCGGTCGAGGAGGCCGAGGCGTACGAGGCGCTGCTCGCGATGAAGGACGGCCGCGGCCGGCCGCTCCACACCGCGGACACGCTGGCCAAGCTCGTGGGCCGGTCGCCGCAGTATGTCTACTCGCGCCTGAAGCTCACGGCGCTCGGGCCCGCGATGCGGGATGCCTTCTGGAAAGGCGAGCTCACGACCACCACCGCGTTCCTCGTGGCGAGGGCGGTTCCTCCCGCCCTTCAGGACGAGGCGCTGTCGGAGCTGCGGAAGGAGCTCGAGGATCTGGAGGAGGGCGAGCCGTTCCCGGCAGACGACCTCGCGTACCTGGTCGAGCAGCGGTACCTGACGCGGCTCGACCGCGCCCAGTTCTCGACGGACGACGCGAAGCTCGTGCCCGAGGCCGGCGCGTGCACGAAGTGCCCGAAGCGCACCGGCAACCAACCCCGGCTCTTCTCGGACGACACCGCGGCGGACACGTGCACCGACCTCGTCTGCTTCCGGAAGAAGGTCGCCGCGCACCACGAGCGGCTCGCGAGCGAGGTCCGGGCGAAGGGCGGCACCGTCCTGACCGAGCAGCAGTCGAACGCGGTGTTCCACGGCGGCCGCCAGCTCCCCTGGAACAGCAACTACGTGGAGCTGGACGCAGTCTGCTTCGACGACTCGGAGCGGCGGACCTTGCGGCGCCTGCTCGGCGATCTCTGCCCAACCCCGACGCTCGCGACGGATGCGGGAGGCACGCCGCGCGCCCTCGTGGGCAAGGCGGAGGCCCTCGCCGCGCTCGCCGCGGCCGGAGTGGAGTTCGTGGGGCGGCGCGACTCAGGAGTGAGCACCCAGGACGACGACCCGGACGCCGAGGACGGCGAGGCGCCCGCACCGAGGGCGCCGCCCGCCGACCCGGCGGCGGCGCGCGCCGCCGCGGAGCTGCGCCGCGCCACGATCGCGAACATCCTCTCGGCGGTCGTCGCGGCCGCGCAGGCGCGGCCGCCGGACGACTCGACCTTCGCGCGGCTCGTGTTCGACGCGATGGTCCACGGCGGCTACCACGACGCCGTCGCGGACGCCGTGAAGCGGCGCGGGCTCGAGCGCGAGAAGGGCTTCTCTCCGGAGGCGGCTCTGACGGCGCACGCGAGGGAGCTCGACGGCGGGGCGCTGCGCGCCCTCGTCCTCGAGCTCGCGGTCGGCCGCGGTGCGTACTTCGCCTGGTCCTCGCGGTACTCGGACCGGCTGACCGCCGCCGCCGCTGCGTACGCGGTCGACATCGGCGCGGTCGAGAAGGCAACCGCGGACGAGCTCGCGCAGCGCCGCGCAGAGCGCGGCGCGCGCAAGTCGAAGAAGACGCCGCCCGGTAATTGA
- a CDS encoding UvrD-helicase domain-containing protein has product MSDDSLTHEQRAVVERRGRFTVRACPGSGKTFVVARLLAHRIREWKARHAGIAALSFTNVACEEVRRSLVALRCDAFGAYPHFLGTLDSFINSFVFLPFGHRVMGCAGRPAIVGLPERPWVASGRWAWGRPACNRSGCRLEHFSWDLAGNIVRSGRRPFQCPTGHDRCSVLKREFGKDGWATPSDAAYWAVRVLESFPEVAKALVRRFPEVVVDEAQDTSEMQMRILDLLVGAGLQEIVLVGDPDQSIYEWRAAHPELFERKASGKELDWDHRSELTESRRNSQQICNAAQPFSTLASAARGTCTGIRPVLWIYDPKRPADLVPRFEEYCETNGVAPSAGSAAVLVRNRTLLNRILEVPDEVDPWHVDAGGSATRLLALAAVERDAGRVGRSLGLLDAALATLALRRATVSGARTTAMDIDRRRALTTVLERLPSAAMPLGAWADALQTMFPAAAAVAGVAVSQDEAQELRPKAFVKSGRKHVTDFLRVPTRALFGDASRVRRVQVETIHAAKGKTYDAVVVALGSRGECAVKQLGVGQPEPEQRRAMYVAMTRARSLLVIAVPTGTVREDVANFSGCDCAEVPPLAEASRTRGRTGGRSRRAGVAE; this is encoded by the coding sequence ATGAGCGACGACTCCCTCACGCACGAGCAGCGCGCCGTTGTGGAGCGTCGAGGCCGCTTCACGGTGCGGGCATGTCCTGGCAGTGGCAAAACGTTTGTGGTTGCTCGTCTGCTCGCCCATCGGATTCGAGAGTGGAAGGCGCGCCACGCAGGCATTGCTGCGCTGTCATTCACAAACGTCGCGTGCGAGGAGGTGCGTCGGTCGCTTGTCGCCCTCCGGTGCGACGCGTTTGGAGCGTATCCACACTTCCTCGGCACGCTAGACTCCTTCATCAATTCCTTTGTATTCTTGCCGTTCGGGCACAGGGTGATGGGATGCGCGGGGAGGCCGGCCATCGTCGGGCTCCCGGAAAGGCCTTGGGTGGCTTCGGGGCGATGGGCGTGGGGCCGCCCCGCGTGTAATCGCAGCGGGTGTAGGTTGGAGCACTTCTCGTGGGACCTCGCAGGAAACATCGTGAGGAGTGGGCGGCGGCCTTTCCAATGTCCAACGGGGCACGATCGATGCTCGGTTCTTAAACGAGAGTTTGGGAAGGATGGATGGGCAACCCCGAGCGACGCCGCGTATTGGGCGGTGAGGGTCCTTGAATCCTTTCCGGAAGTCGCGAAAGCGCTCGTAAGGCGGTTCCCCGAAGTGGTCGTCGACGAGGCCCAAGACACGTCCGAAATGCAGATGCGGATCCTCGATCTCCTGGTCGGGGCCGGGCTGCAGGAGATCGTCTTGGTCGGCGATCCGGACCAATCGATCTACGAGTGGAGGGCAGCTCACCCTGAGCTGTTCGAGCGTAAAGCCAGTGGAAAGGAACTTGACTGGGATCACCGGTCCGAATTGACCGAGAGTCGGCGCAACTCGCAACAGATCTGCAACGCCGCGCAGCCCTTCTCGACGTTAGCGTCGGCCGCAAGGGGGACGTGCACGGGGATTCGGCCTGTTCTGTGGATCTATGATCCGAAGCGTCCGGCGGATCTCGTGCCGCGGTTTGAAGAGTATTGTGAGACCAATGGCGTAGCGCCTTCCGCCGGGTCGGCTGCGGTACTCGTTCGGAATCGTACGTTGCTCAATCGCATTCTCGAGGTGCCTGACGAAGTAGACCCCTGGCACGTCGATGCGGGAGGGAGCGCAACGAGGCTGCTCGCCCTAGCGGCCGTCGAACGCGACGCAGGACGGGTGGGTCGTTCGCTCGGTCTCCTGGATGCGGCTCTTGCGACGCTCGCGTTGCGCCGGGCGACCGTGAGCGGTGCGCGGACGACCGCGATGGATATCGATCGTCGCCGTGCGCTCACAACTGTGTTGGAGCGACTGCCGTCCGCGGCGATGCCGCTTGGAGCGTGGGCGGACGCTCTCCAAACGATGTTCCCTGCTGCGGCGGCTGTGGCCGGCGTCGCTGTGTCGCAAGACGAAGCGCAGGAGCTTCGGCCGAAAGCGTTCGTGAAGAGCGGGCGCAAGCACGTCACGGATTTCTTGAGGGTGCCAACCAGAGCCTTGTTTGGAGACGCTTCGCGCGTGCGACGCGTACAAGTCGAGACCATCCATGCGGCCAAGGGCAAGACCTATGACGCAGTGGTGGTGGCGCTAGGCAGTCGCGGCGAGTGCGCCGTGAAGCAGCTCGGTGTGGGGCAGCCGGAGCCTGAACAAAGGCGAGCGATGTACGTTGCGATGACGCGCGCTCGATCGCTTCTGGTGATCGCGGTCCCGACCGGTACTGTTCGAGAGGATGTTGCGAACTTCTCGGGATGCGACTGCGCTGAAGTACCGCCTTTGGCAGAAGCGAGTCGGACACGAGGTCGGACCGGTGGGCGCTCCCGGCGTGCAGGGGTTGCGGAGTAG